A window of the Oncorhynchus masou masou isolate Uvic2021 chromosome 13, UVic_Omas_1.1, whole genome shotgun sequence genome harbors these coding sequences:
- the LOC135552589 gene encoding neutral amino acid transporter B(0)-like, translating to MAENMEGKVSNGEAHLDEPVANGLRHKKCSNETTVEKIKRLVMANLLVILTVAGVIIGVFIGLGVRHMELSRTQILYVGFPGELLIRLLKMIIIPLVVCSLVSGAASIDPKALGKLGGWAMIFFLVTTLIASAIGVIMAFIISPGSNTGSKPILSDDGKLPQAKEVVDSFLDLIRNIFPSNLVSAAFQSYATSYKFVTKNVSSGLPSITVEKVPFGTDQDGMNILGLVVFAIVFGVALRKLGEEGEILIKFFNSFNEATMVLVSWIMWYAPLGIMFLVAGKIVEMEDVGTLFASLGKYIACCIVGHAVHGLLVLPGIYFIITRKNPYTFLWGIFTALATGFGTSSSSATLPLMMKCVEENNGVSKHISRFILPIGATVNMDGAALFQCVAAVFIAQLNNIPLNFIQVFTILVTATASSVGAAGIPAGGVLTLAIILEAVGLPTSDISLILAVDWLVDRTCTILNVEGDAYGAGLLQWYVDRSDKPREGPELSEVKLEDGTPALPEHSPLIEEKESSSRGAGDETAAARGSEKESVM from the exons ATGGCAGAAAACATGGAGGGGAAGGTATCCAACGGAGAAGCGCATCTTGATGAGCCGGTAGCCAACGGACTCCGCCACAAGAAATGTTCCAACGAGACAACCGTGGAGAAAATAAAGAGGTTAGTCATGGCCAACTTGCTGGTGATTCTCACAGTGGCCGGGGTGATCATCGGGGTGTTCATCGGACTTGGTGTGCGCCACATGGAGCTGAGCAGGACACAGATCCTCTACGTGGGCTTTCCCGGCGAGCTGCTCATCCGGTTGTTGAAAATGATCATCATTCCCCTGGTGGTGTGCAGCCTGGTGTCCGGGGCGGCCAGCATCGACCCCAAAGCTCTGGGCAAGCTAGGCGGCTGGGCGATGATTTTCTTTTTGGTCACCACTTTAATTGCATCAGCCATCGGGGTGATCATGGCGTTCATCATCTCCCCCGGATCAAACACCGGTTCCAAGCCAATTTTGTCGGATGACGGCAAGCTGCCCCAGGCCAAAGAAGTGGTGGACTCCTTCTTGGACTTGATCAG AAACATCTTCCCCTCCAACTTGGTGTCTGCTGCCTTTCAGTCT TACGCTACCAGTTACAAGTTTGTGACCAAGAATGTCTCTAGTGGCTTGCCCAGCatcacagtggagaag gttcCCTTTGGCACAGACCAGGACGGTATGAACATCCTAGGACTGGTGGTGTTTGCCATAGTGTTTGGTGTGGCCCTGAGGaagctgggagaggagggagagatccTCATCAAGTTCTTCAACTCCTTCAACGAGGCCACCATGGTGCTGGTGTCCTGGATCATGTG gtatgCCCCCCTTGGAATCATGTTCTTGGTAGCAGGGAAGATCGTGGAGATGGAGGACGTGGGAACGCTGTTTGCCAGCCTGGGCAAGTACATCGCCTGCTGTATCGTCGGCCACGCCGTTCACGGCCTGCTGGTCCTGCCGGGCATCTACTTTATCATCACCCGCAAGAACCCCTACACCTTCCTGTGGGGCATCTTCACCGCTCTGGCCACCGGCTTTGGAACCAGCTCCAG ctctgccACCCTGCCCCTGATGATGAAGTGCGTGGAGGAGAACAACGGCGTGTCGAAGCACATCAGTCGTTTCATCCTGCCCATCGGCGCCACGGTGAACATGGACGGTGCAGCGCTCTTCCAGTGTGTGGCGGCCGTCTTCATCGCTCAGCTCAACAACATCCCGCTCAACTTCATCCAAGTCTTCACCATCCT AGTGACAGCCACGGCGTCCAGTGTGGGAGCAGCAGGGATCCCCGCGGGGGGTGTGCTGACGCTGGCCATCATCCTGGAGGCAGTGGGACTGCCCACCAGTGACATCTCCCTCATCCTCGCCGTCGACTGGCTCGT GGACCGTACCTGCACCATTCTGAACGTGGAGGGCGACGCCTATGGAGCCGGGCTGCTGCAGTGGTACGTGGACCGCTCTGACAAGCCCAGGGAGGGGCCGGAGCTAAGCGAGGTAAAGCTGGAGGATGGCACGCCCGCCTTGCCGGAGCACTCTCCCCTCATCGAGGAGAAGGAGAGCAGCAGTAGGGGCGCGGGTGATGAGACGGCGGCGGCTCGCGGCTCTGAGAAAGAGTCGGTCATGTAG
- the LOC135552590 gene encoding ribitol 5-phosphate transferase FKRP-like, protein MRVSFCQGLLTGAIVLNLLILYYVSRAQQQMMEKRRDPGRGSRKAALPASGLGGGMGGLVGVGGGMVGPGGVGGEGNSHGPRVTVLLREFEDFENYVGDVARSFLHQRPELPFLAVSDTPPYPPLSLPDGARLLVLSPSPEQPPQAHRPEFHVQTEFVLLVPDGVELEQGRAVERLIRELEGEGGGPVRLVAAPVLARSAVQCLHLRVSLREWTATYTPAASGSSGSVCTALQGDAVVLIRSEDLFNLSVPLGRPLLPSLFIQTSLHGWKVKLLESPCFSASHRPLFSSAHNQWKADSHLKEATSRLMRNFGLKRLLLADGKEQWHGCGKETARCFGTVRDDTPEYLYLDRWTPPCCLRALRETTKYVINILESSGVRYWLEGGSLLGAARHQDIIPWDYDVDLGIYLEDVPNCDYLKNLDSGSLVDANGYVWERAVEGDFYRVQYSEANHLHVDLWPFYPRNGVMTKDTWMEHKQDVEFPEHFLQPLVPMPFAGVTAYGPNNHRAFLELKFGEGVIENPQYPNPAKKRLDRSRL, encoded by the coding sequence ATGCGGGTGAGTTTCTGCCAGGGCCTTCTGACTGGAGCCATTGTTCTGAACCTGCTCATCCTCTACTATGTGTCCCGAGCCCAGCAGCAGATGATGGAGAAACGCCGGGACCCAGGAAGGGGCTCCAGGAAGGCTGCTTTACCTGCGTCCGGGCTGGGGGGCGGCATGGGTGGCCTGGTGGGGGTTGGCGGGGGGATGGTTGGCCCTGGAGGTGTCGGGGGAGAAGGGAACAGCCACGGCCCCCGTGTGACTGTCCTCCTACGGGAGTTTGAGGACTTTGAGAACTACGTCGGTGATGTGGCACGCTCCTTCCTGCACCAGAGACCTGAGCTGCCCTTCTTGGCTGTGTCTGACACCCCGCCctatccccctctgtctctccccgaTGGGGCCCGTCTCCTGGTGCTCTCCCCCAGCCCCGAGCAGCCTCCACAGGCCCACCGGCCAGAGTTCCACGTCCAGACAGAGTTTGTGCTGCTGGTGCCTGACGGGGTGGAGCTGGAGCAGGGCCGGGCTGTGGAGAGGCTGATCCGGGAGCTGGAGGGGGAAGGTGGGGGGCCCGTGAGGCTGGTGGCGGCCCCCGTGTTGGCACGCTCGGCCGTCCAGTGCCTGCACCTGCGGGTCAGTCTGAGAGAGTGGACGGCCACCTACACCCCAGCGGCGTCTGGGAGCAGTGGTAGCGTGTGTACAGCCCTTCAGGGGGACGCAGTGGTCCTCATCCGCTCAGAGGACCTCTTCAACCTGTCTGTCCCACTGGGGAGGCCCCTGCTGCCCTCGCTCTTCATCCAGACCTCCCTGCACGGCTGGAAGGTCAAGCTCCTGGAGAGCCCCTGCTTCTCCGCCAGCCACCGGCCTCTCTTCAGCTCAGCCCACAACCAGTGGAAGGCAGACAGCCATCTGAAGGAGGCCACTAGCCGGCTGATGAGGAACTTTGGGCTGAAGCGTCTCCTACTGGCTGATGGGAAGGAGCAGTGGCACGGCTGTGGGAAGGAGACGGCGCGTTGCTTCGGTACGGTCCGGGACGACACCCCTGAGTACCTGTACCTGGATCGCTGGACCCCTCCATGCTGCCTGCGCGCCCTACGTGAGACCACTAAGTATGTGATCAACATCCTGGAGAGCTCCGGCGTGCGCTACTGGCTGGAAGGAGGCTCCCTGCTGGGGGCGGCCCGCCACCAGGACATCATCCCCTGGGACTATGATGTGGACCTGGGCATCTACCTGGAGGACGTGCCCAACTGTGACTACCTGAAGAACCTGGACTCTGGTTCTCTGGTGGATGCTAACGGCTATGTGTGGGAGCGGGCAGTGGAGGGGGACTTCTACAGGGTGCAATATAGCGAGGCTAACCACCTCCACGTGGACCTGTGGCCCTTCTACCCGCGGAACGGCGTCATGACCAAAGACACGTGGATGGAGCACAAGCAGGATGTGGAGTTCCCCGAGCACTTCCTGCAGCCGCTGGTGCCGATGCCTTTCGCCGGCGTCACCGCCTACGGCCCGAACAACCACCGTGCCTTCCTGGAGCTCAAGTTTGGGGAGGGGGTCATCGAGAACCCCCAGTACCCCAATCCTGCCAAGAAGAGGCTGGACAGGAGCCGGCTGTGA